The window TTTGCAAAAGACAAAGAAGCAGCTCTCGATTATGCGCAAGACTTATTGATTCGCAACCAGAGCGCGATAATTTGCAGCCATAATCCAATTCTTCCAAAGTTATTAAAGAAATTAATTGGGAAGAAGAATTTTAAGGAGTTAGTTCAAAAATTAGAGCCTGCTGAGGCCTGGGTGCTACATCATCGAGATGGGGAAATCATTGCAATTGACTGGATTAGTGCTCCGGATACTTAAATTATCCCTGAAGCCAATCTAACCTTCGCAAAACAATTCCCTCGCGCAACGCCCATGGGCAGATTTCAACTCGGTCGATATCTAATACATCCATGACCGAGCGGGCCACTACTGCACCAGCAACAATCTGTTGAGCCCTACTTTCTGATACTCCGGGTAGTTCAGCACGTGATTTATTGGACATCTCAGCTAATTTTGAGCACAAAGCCTTTAAATTTGTAATTTCAAGATATTTAGGATTCTCGTTAAACCAATGTCCAGAAAGCCGGGCAAGGGTGCGAAAAGTTTTACTGGTTGCAACAAAGTGATTTGCATCGTGCGCGCGAAGGATTGCAGGGAGTTTGTCCTCAAGGGTGGTCTCCACGAAGTTTTCTAAAAATTTTAACTCCCTTGAAGAGTAGGGATCACCGCTCAAGAAATCTCTAGTGAGACGTGCTGCGCCTAAAGGCAGAGAAAGTGTGGCCTCGGGGTTCTCATCTACGCCAGATGCAATCTCCAAAGAGCCACCACCGATATCTAACACAAGAAGCTTGCCTGCCGACCATCCCAACCATCGACGAACTGCCAAAAAAGTCATGCGTGCTTCTTCATCACCAGTAAGAATTTGTAAGTCAATCTGATGGCGAGTATTTATATCGCGGATTATTTGGGTCCCATTTTTAGCTTCTCTAATAGCCGATGTCGCAAAGGCTAAAATTTCATCCGTATTATTTTCTTGAGCATGTGCTACCGCACTAGCTATCGCCTCGTGAAGCAAGTTGATACCTTCAACTGAAATAGAGCCTGATTTATTGAGGTACTGGGTCAATCTAAGTTCAACTTTATAATTGGTAGTTGGCGCAGGGCGAGCCCCGATATGAGCATCCATTACTTGCAAGTGGATAGTATTTGA is drawn from Candidatus Planktophila sp. and contains these coding sequences:
- a CDS encoding Ppx/GppA phosphatase family protein, translating into MRLGVLDVGSNTIHLQVMDAHIGARPAPTTNYKVELRLTQYLNKSGSISVEGINLLHEAIASAVAHAQENNTDEILAFATSAIREAKNGTQIIRDINTRHQIDLQILTGDEEARMTFLAVRRWLGWSAGKLLVLDIGGGSLEIASGVDENPEATLSLPLGAARLTRDFLSGDPYSSRELKFLENFVETTLEDKLPAILRAHDANHFVATSKTFRTLARLSGHWFNENPKYLEITNLKALCSKLAEMSNKSRAELPGVSESRAQQIVAGAVVARSVMDVLDIDRVEICPWALREGIVLRRLDWLQG